ACAGCATGCCAAGAAGGCCAGAGTACCAATCATTGTGGCAGTAAATAAATGTGATAAGCCTCAGGCAGAGCCCCAGAAAGTGAAACAAGCTTTGCTGGCccatgatgttgtgtgtgaagaGTTTGGAGGAGACATCCAGGCCATCCATTTGTCTGCTTTGAAGGGAGAGAATCTGATGGAGCTGGCTGAAGCCATCGTAGCACTTGCTGAGATGCTGGAACTGAAAGCTGACCCGAAGGGTTTAGTAGAAGGGACAGTCATCGAAAGCCATACAAGCAAGGGCAAAGGACCTGTTACCATGGCAATAGTGAAAAGGGGCACTTTAAAGAAGGGCTGCACACTGGTGGCAGGAAAGGCCTGGGCTAAAGTGCGCTTATTGTTTGATGAGAACGGACAAACTTTGACAAATGCAGGCCCTGGTATTCCTGTGGAGATTGTTGGCTGGAAGGAACTACCTTCCGTTGGTGAGGAAATTCTGGAGGTGGAGTCTGAGCAACGGGCTCGGGAGGTAGTGGAGTGGCGCGAATACATGGAAGAACAAAACAAGCTGAAGGAGGATCAGCAAGCCATCGAGGCCAAGCAGAAGCAACACCAAGAGAGCTATCaaaaagacagggagagactgGCACATCTCAACTGGAGACAGAGGAAAGTAGCTCTCTACAAGGCTAACAAACACCATGTATCCTCCAGACCCAGTGAGAAAACCAAGGATGAGGATCTCAGTCTGAGTCTTATTGTCAAAGGTGATGTTGATGGGTCAGTGGAGGCCATTTTGAACATCCTTGAAAGTTATGATGCAGAGGAGAAGTGTGGGTTAGACATAGTGCATTTTGGTGTTGGGGACATCTCAGAAAATGACATTAACCTGGCAGAAACCTTCTCAGGAACAATATACGGTTTCAACATTGGAGCTAATAAGTCGATACAAGACATGGCTGCCAAGAAGGGCATTCCCTTAAAGATGCATCGTGTCATCTACCATCTGATAGATGACCTGAAAGAGGAGCTTAGCAGTAAACTACCCCCAGTCACTGAGGAGAATATAGTAGGAGAAGCCTCTGTTCTGGCCACATTCGACGTGACTGTAGGGAAGAAGAAGGTCCCAGTGGCTGGCTGCAGAGTCCAGAAGGGTCAACTGGACAAGAAGATGAAATTCCGACTCATTCGAGGAAGAGAGGTTCTTTGGGAAGGGGCTTTGACTGCACTAAAACATCATAAAGATGATGTGCAGGTTGTGAAGACCGGCATGGAGTGCGGACTGTGTTTGGACAAGGTTATTGACTTTAAACCTGGAGATGAAATCGTCTGTTATGAGGAGACGGAGAAGCAGCAGAGAATATCTTGGGATCCTGGGTTTTAAGAGACTGTCCTGAAAAACTAGTGACATCGCTGTCATGTGGTGTTCAAGATGGATATTCTGCCAGATTATTGTGTCCCTATTTTAGGATGTGACTGGCAAATTGTGTAATTTATTCcgtgattaaaataaatgtgtgtagaAAAAAAGTGGAAAAGGTATCTAGGAGCAATcgaacacaaaaataaaacaaaccaaatacaaaatgaatgaaatgccaTTATGTATACTAAATTAGAAACGACAAATGCATATACTCATCACTTATTATGATTTAAGTATAGAAATGATCAGGTAAGTGGAAACCTGATAATATATTCTTTATACTTATAAAGAATAATCGTAAATACAGATGTTCACTTTTTCCCCCCTATATCTTCCTATGATCGATTTAaaaatgtccacacacacaaaataatttaCCGTATGTTTTCCTCAACCATCACATATGCATGATCTTAAAATGATGCATATGTGAACAAATATTTTGATTTTGCCCAGAGATATTGTACATTGAGACAAAAAAAGCTGGGAAAGCATTTAGTAATGGTGATTGTTGTATATAAATGTCCCCTAAGGAGCTCAGCTCAGTTGCTGAAAGCAGTTTATGAACAAGTTTTTTGAGATCCTGTACAGACTTTAATATTCCTAGATCTTTAATCATATTTATACTTACAAATAATTATTAGTTATATCAGTCTAATGAAATGAAGAAAGATTAATTGTTAAATTATTCCGTCAATCAaattgattttatatatatatatatatagtatagcatgtgtgtatatgtgtacacctgctggccactttaataggaactgTTGTTCCTCTTTCGGCTGCCCCTTGTTTTGGGGTCGCTACagaggatcatttggtccgcatattttgatttggcacaggtttttacaccggatgcccttcctgatgcaaccctcccattttatcctgCTTGCGAcctgcactgagagttaactcttcagtggctgggttagcgccctgcccgcgaatcgaacccgggctatggcaatgagagcacgggatcctgacGCCTTTAATAGGAAGTAATAGGAATAGGAAATGCAGTTATATAAtgcagcagcacaatacataaaatcatgcagatgcaggtcaagagctttagttaatgtttacatcaaaagTTTGATAGGACCACAACTTGAAATTTTCACCCAGACATGTTTTGCTGCTTCGTCTGAGAAAACAAGTGTAATTTTCAATGGTCTCCTGTATCTCTGTTGGTCAAAATCATAATTATGTAAATGAGGTGACGTGCTATAGCAAACGGGTCATTTGTACTGGGCAGGAATGACAACGGCGCAAATCGGTTTGTGattaaagaacaaaaatgaaACGAAGCTTTCATTTCACTGTTTTATTGTTAAAGATCATTTTGTGtggaaagcaaaaaaacaaaacaaaaaaaaacatcattttacaAATTGCTGCTGTCCAATACATAAACCTGACATTAAAgaccttcatttatttcagctAACATAAAAggtcaaaaagaaaaagcccCGAAGAGCAATAAACACTGGCAGGATTGCGAAAAGGTGCATAGCGCCACATAATCTACATCACTGTATTGCAGTTCAGGACAACTTTCTTAACTCTCCTTAAGTTACTCTGACCTAAATTGAGACCTGATATTTTGGCACCTCTCTGAGTTAAAACATTTCATGGTGTCTAGAAACAGTCCTTTAGGGAAAAGAAGAACAGCTCTATGAGGAATCACTGTAGTAAAAAAAAGTTCCAGCAGCAGTCTTCATCAGACTGGAATGTTTGGTAAGATATGGCTTAGATTTTTCAATCTTACATTTTTCATTCCTCCAGCATTCCTGTAAGGCACGTGAGGAGCTCGGAGTATTGTGGTGACCGCTAtggatattttaaataaagacataaagagctgagagttgATCATGATCCTTGCCAGCAGagtgagaaaagagaagagaggaatgttaagcgatgatgatgatggtccgGTCGTCTTCTTACATCCCCATTCGGATACTCTGAATGATCTGGAAAATGGctgaggagaaaagaaaggCAGACAAGATTGAGTTGAGATCAGCCATAatcacttatttattaaatgtataagCTACTAAAGATAGGGATCAAAAATGATGGTCATAAACCCCGCCCCCTTTTTGAAGCGATCAAAATGAATTGGATGGAgtcattattttataaatagcaTGTCAGTTTTGTGTAGCCATAGCATAAGGCCATGTAATTGAAATTTGTATCCTTTTCATGTAAAATTGCCAAACTTATTTCATTACTCGCATTCCATACTTACGGGATTTTAGACAGTTGTTGAAAATCAGTTCTCAGTCTCGTGTTAGAGATTTGTTTCCGTCAAGTTGTAAACAAGTGCTTTTAACTTTTAAGCGTTTCCCaactccttcctttctttccctccTTTTATGTTGTAAGCCCTGATTCGAACAATTGAACAGCCCTAACACAAACCTTAACATAAAGTCGAATAAAACCGACGCTCTGGTTTTAATACCCGGTCTGAGCGTTTGCACGCGTGTAGCATATAGATTTAGGAGTGATTATTTGAACCAGAGAGCATTTCAGGTTGCATCACTGCTTTGAGCGCTGACATGCAAAGAGTCTGTGATTAGATTAGAGTTTGAGTCAGCGTTCAACACTCGTAAGACTGATTGCTTTCTGTTTTGGATGAGTAAATACTAAAGTAAACAGGAGGTAATGGAGAATTGTGTTCTTTTAAGGGAGACCATTCTCAAGAGACATCAGTCTGTTGGTTTGTTGACGGGGCGGGGGAACAGaagagcattaaaaaaaaaaggcaatgtTGCATGTGGTTTGTAAAGGAAAGGTAGTCCTGACGTTTACACTAGAAATTGAGGAATGCAAATGGAAAACTGACCTGATCCACACACTACAAAGACAAATAAGGCCAGGAGCCAGGGTCCTACTGCCGCCTTCTCTTCTGGTGTGCCTCTCTGCAGGacagatgaataaatataataaagcagTGTTTTTATGTTGATTACAGGAAATGATCAGGGTGTAGCTGCAACAATGTACACCATCAATGAACAGCATTAAATGGAGGAAGTGGTGATGGTTCTTTACTAGAGACACCACTCAGTTACATAtccagctcaacacacacagacacaatctTTAAGAAcatgtagaaataaatgaagctgTAGTTAAGGATCAGACTGAGGTTAGAAGACTGAGTGAAGCTTGAACCTACTGATGATTTGGCCACGTTCCCTCGTTGTGTGATGTTTTTGCTGTGCTTCTCGTTAGCCATGCGTATCCTCTGTTTCGCCACCatggttttttgttgttgttgttttctttgttcAATTTGAACgcgatttaaaataaaaaaaataaaataaaaataacttaatGAAAGCTAATACTGATGATCGTTGAGTCTTGGCGAAAAGATCGGAGGCTCTTCGTTGTACTCCCAGAGATGTCTACGTACGCACTAGCTCCAGACTCCGCCCTCGAAACCTCTCCGTGCATACGTACGCACGATTAGAAACCCGCGTACgaaggggagggagggggaaagACTCCGCCCATTAACCCGTACGTGTACACGTACACACGGCTGTTAAGTTCAGACGGCTACGTAAGCACAAGGATTGACTCCGCCCCTCTCGTCTGTATTCCGCCGTCGTGGCGAATCCAGACTGAGTGACGCGCCGGgacaacccccccacccccacccccaccccacccccgcAACTGAACTAGTATGCACTGACCTGGACTATGAACTTGAAGGACCGTATTAAAAATGGTTAAGAGTTGAAATAAATAGTAAGCATGCATTCACTCAGCTCCAGGAACCGCTTTATCTTGATCAGGGTTGTAAGATCTGAAGACAGTCCCGTtaacactggacacacacacacactatcatacactcacacactcacacctatgggcaatttagtgtaGACAAGGCTATAGAGACATGTTTTTGGGCAGTAGGAGAaaactggaggaaacccacaactGCACAGGAAGCATCCCAGACACGTGACCCTGGAGCTTTGAGGTCATGCTACTGTACCTTCTGGGACATCACATCACTTTTAATCACGTGCATTAACAATCACGCATGACTAATATCTTATGATATTATACCTAATGacttataaaaagtaaatatagctatatctatctatctatctatctatctatctatctatctatctatctatctatctatctatctatctatctatctatctatctatccttatTTCCCTTATTTAGCTTTAATTTGTTTGatcattatataattaattaataattctaTATAAAAAAAGTCCAGTTGGAATGTTCCATTCttaaaaatattcaataaaaaaatgaaaaagaaataaatatagatCATTCTTCGTCTATCTGTGCAAGACATGCTCTAATACAATGCAAATTTGTTATGGGAccctttttgttgttttgtttcctgtttttttccctacCAGGCATCTTGTGTCATTTTGTAACTCATGGAACACCTTTTCATATGTCTgcaaaagtgaataaataaataaataaataaataataaaaaatattttaaattccaATATTATATTTCCAATATACATGCAAAAgaacatcaataataataataataataataataataataataataataaataaataaataaataaataaataaataaataatttttctcGATATTTTTTCTAAACTGTAACTCAGCCGGTCACGTGGGCACGTCCTTTCGTGACTACATCCGCTTCAAAATGGCGCCTCCCACACCACATTTGGCAGGTAAGCAAATTCATCTAAAGCTATAATTAAACACAGATCATTAAAACGCTATTACGTTGTACATAGCCGTGAATGATACGTAAAATGGAATCTGTAAAGAGTTGcgatcattttcatttaaaacatgatCTCCAGCCGGGTTTctctatgacacacacacacattctccggTTGCACGTTT
The sequence above is drawn from the Hemibagrus wyckioides isolate EC202008001 linkage group LG04, SWU_Hwy_1.0, whole genome shotgun sequence genome and encodes:
- the mtif2 gene encoding translation initiation factor IF-2, mitochondrial, encoding MIKRFSVLVGRAVSAHCLDVSIYAPQHARYLAAKPGRVHGKSKTFIQKPVKLEKQEKQEVEIKQSMTVSQLAEAMNKDIDHVYEAILSTAININDLEPDTVLEEKWLKEAIKRSGMKYKWAKIVENEVRENKDIQRQPPPDPANLVNRPPVVTIMGHVDHGKTTLLDSLRKSQIAVQEAGGITQHTGAFLVQLPSGELITFLDTPGHAAFSAMRARGALVTDIIILVVAADDGVMKQTIESIQHAKKARVPIIVAVNKCDKPQAEPQKVKQALLAHDVVCEEFGGDIQAIHLSALKGENLMELAEAIVALAEMLELKADPKGLVEGTVIESHTSKGKGPVTMAIVKRGTLKKGCTLVAGKAWAKVRLLFDENGQTLTNAGPGIPVEIVGWKELPSVGEEILEVESEQRAREVVEWREYMEEQNKLKEDQQAIEAKQKQHQESYQKDRERLAHLNWRQRKVALYKANKHHVSSRPSEKTKDEDLSLSLIVKGDVDGSVEAILNILESYDAEEKCGLDIVHFGVGDISENDINLAETFSGTIYGFNIGANKSIQDMAAKKGIPLKMHRVIYHLIDDLKEELSSKLPPVTEENIVGEASVLATFDVTVGKKKVPVAGCRVQKGQLDKKMKFRLIRGREVLWEGALTALKHHKDDVQVVKTGMECGLCLDKVIDFKPGDEIVCYEETEKQQRISWDPGF
- the serp1 gene encoding stress-associated endoplasmic reticulum protein 1, yielding MVAKQRIRMANEKHSKNITQRGNVAKSSRGTPEEKAAVGPWLLALFVFVVCGSAIFQIIQSIRMGM